A DNA window from Danio aesculapii chromosome 14, fDanAes4.1, whole genome shotgun sequence contains the following coding sequences:
- the LOC130240360 gene encoding protocadherin alpha-2-like encodes MANSARKRNILWIFITAFYLLPTISSGQIVFSVSEEASPGTTVGNIVKDLNLNLQELEDRGFQIVGPNKRYFYVNMKTGILQIKDKLDREEICGQSLKCALELEAIVNSPLNMYRFEVNVLDINDNSPTFPSSSLHLNVSEAAFIGERYSLPSADDADVGINSVKSYKLSPNEHFSLDVQSGGEQSVSAELVLQKALDREKQAVIKLTLTAVDGGKPPRSGTVNIIVKIIDANDNIPVFTKSLYKARIPENAPIGTSIITVNARDADEGLNGEIVYSFIKHKNDRIIESFAIDQASGEITVLGKLDHESNNAIEIRVQARDKGPLPRAAHCKVLIEIIDVNDNIPEISVTSLVNVVNEGSPKGTMVGLVTVKDDDSGENGSVRLKIIDSLPFVLQNTYKNKYSLIVDGPLDRERASEYNVTISATDEGTPPLSSTSVIAVHVSDVNDNAPRFPEPVINVYVKENSQIGAVIHTVSAVDPDVGDNARITYSLLESSKSGPVTSMININSDTGDLHSLQSFNYEEIKTFEFKVQATDSGVPPLSSNVTVNVFVLDENDNSPAILAPYSELGSVNTENIPYSADAGYFVAKIRAVDADSGYNALLSYHISEPKGNNLFRIGTSSGEIRTKRRMSDNDLKTHPLVILVSDNGEPSLSATVSIDAVVVESGSDVKTPFRHAPIKEESFSDLNLYLLIAIVSVSVIFLLSLISLIAVKCHRTDSSLGRYSAPMITTHPDGSWSYSKSTQQYDVCFSSDTLKSDVVVFPAPFPPADAELISINGGDTFTRTQTLPNKEKVRD; translated from the coding sequence ATGGCGAATTCTGCAAGGAAACGAAACATATTGTGGATATTTATCACTGCTTTTTATTTACTTCCGACGATATCATCGGGGCAGATTGTGTTTTCTGTGTCGGAAGAGGCCAGTCCAGGGACTACAGTTGGCAATATAGTCAAAGATTTAAATCTTAATTTGCAAGAACTGGAAGATCGGGGATTTCAGATCGTTGGACCCAACAAAAGGTATTTCTATGTAAATATGAAGACAGGAATACTTCAAATTAAAGACAAATTAGACAGAGAGGAGATCTGCGGACAAAGCTTAAAATGTGCTTTAGAGCTGGAGGCCATTGTTAATTCACCACTGAATATGTACAGATTTGAAGTAAATGTGTTGGATATAAACGACAATTCTCCCACATTTCCCTCCTCCTCgttacatttaaatgtatctgAGGCAGCGTTTATAGGGGAAAGATATTCTTTACCGAGTGCAGATGATGCAGATGTGGGCATTAATTCGGTGAAGAGCTACAAGCTTAGTCCAAATGAGCATTTCTCTTTGGATGTACAAAGCGGAGGAGAACAGAGTGTGTCTGCTGAATTAGTGCTGCAGAAAGCTTTAGATCGAGAAAAACAAGCGGTGATCAAGCTCACACTGACCGCTGTAGACGGAGGAAAACCTCCAAGATCAGGAACAGTAAATATAATTGTTAAAATCATAGATGCAAACGACAATATTCCTGTGTTCACAAAGTCGCTTTACAAAGCTCGAATTCCAGAAAATGCTCCTATTGGTACTTCCATTATTACTGTAAACGCGAGAGATGCAGACGAAGGACTAAATGGAGAGATAGTATATTCATTCATAAAACATAAGAATGATAGAATCATCGAGTCTTTTGCGATTGATCAAGCGTCTGGTGAAATAACTGTTCTGGGTAAATTAGATCACGAATCAAATAATGCTATTGAAATACGCGTGCAAGCGAGAGACAAAGGCCCGCTTCCAAGAGCCGCTCATTGTAAAGTATTAATCGAAATAATTGATGTTAATGATAATATACCAGAAATATCTGTAACTTCTCTAGTAAACGTTGTGAATGAAGGTTCACCAAAAGGCACAATGGTTGGTTTGGTTACAGTAAAGGATGATGATTCTGGCGAAAATGGTTCTGTAAGATTAAAAATAATCGATTCCCTTCCGTTTGTATTACAGAACACCTATAAAAATAAGTACTCTTTGATTGTAGATGGACCTCTAGACAGAGAGCGCGCGTCTGAGTATAATGTGACAATCAGCGCTACTGATGAAGGGACTCCGCCTCTCTCTAGCACCAGTGTCATTGCTGTACACGTTTCTGATGTCAATGACAACGCGCCGCGCTTTCCAGAGCCCGTCATTAATGTTTATGTGAAAGAGAACAGTCAGATTGGAGCTGTTATTCATACAGTATCTGCTGTTGATCCTGATGTAGGTGATAATGCCAGAATAACATATTCTTTACTAGAAAGCTCTAAAAGCGGCCCGGTAACATCCATGATCAACATAAACTCTGACACTGGAGATCTCCACAGTTTACAGTCGTTTAACTATGAGGAGAtcaaaacatttgagtttaaaGTTCAGGCCACAGACTCTGGTGTTCCTCCGCTCAGCAGTAACGTGACTGTAAATGTTTTTGTCCTGGATGAGAATGACAACAGTCCCGCGATTCTCGCGCCCTATTCCGAGCTCGGTTCCGTTAACACCGAGAACATTCCCTATTCTGCTGACGCGGGCTACTTTGTGGCCAAGATCAGGGCTGTAGATGCAGATTCTGGTTACAATGCGCTGTTGTCCTACCACATCTCTGAGCCCAAAGGAAACAATCTGTTCCGAATCGGAACCAGCAGCGGGGAGATCAGGACTAAGAGGAGAATGAGTGACAATGACCTGAAAACTCACCCGCTGGTCATTTTGGTTTCTGATAACGGAGAGCCCTCACTGTCAGCGACTGTGTCTATTGATGCTGTGGTTGTTGAAAGCGGAAGTGACGTCAAGACTCCATTCAGACACGCGCCGATAAAGGAGGAGAGTTTCTCGGATTTAAATCTGTATCTGCTGATCGCCATTGTGAGTGTGTCCGTCATCTTTTTACTGAGCCTCATCAGTTTGATAGCTGTAAAATGCCACAGGACAGACAGCAGTTTGGGCAGGTACAGCGCCCCAATGATCACCACACACCCTGACGGGAGCTGGTCTTACTCCAAATCTACTCAGCAGTATGACGTGTGTTTTAGCTCAGACACACTGAAGAGTGACGTAGTGGTTTTCCCTGCGCCATTTCCGCCTGCAGATGCAGAACTGATCAGTATTAATGGAGGAGACACTTTCACCAGAACACAAACACTGCCTAATAAAGAGAAGGTAAGAGATTAA